One Halobacterium wangiae genomic window, CCTGTGAAGTCTCCGACGCGTTTCACCGGCTCGTAGAGCGTGCCTCCGAGCGGACGGAGGGGTAGTCCACCTCCATGCGCGTCTACCTCGAACGGGATGGCGTCTACTACGCCCTCTACGTCGAGGTTCAGGATCAGGTCTACGCCTACTGACTACGCCCGGACGCCCGACAGCGACAGCGCCGCGTAAAAGGAGGTTCTAAGTGACGCCACTGCAATTTTTGCGGCATGGAGACGCTCCTGCTCAACAAGGAGGACGTGGACGTAAACACGCCGATGCCGGAGCTGATATCGGCGGTCGAGGACGCGTTCGCGGCCTACGAGAACGGGGACGCACAGATGCCCGCGAAGTCCTACATCGACCTCCCGCAGTACAACGGCGACTTCCGGTCGATGCCCGCCTACCTTGACGCCGGGTCGTGGGACGCCGCCGGCATCAAGTGGGTCAACGTCCACCCCGACAACCCCGACGACTTCGACCTCCCGACCGTGATGGGGACGATGGTGTACTCCGACCCCGAGAACGCCTACCCGCTCGCGCTCATGGACGGCACCGAACTCACGATGAAGCGCACGGGTGCGGCAGCCGCCGTCGCTACCGACCACCTCGCAATCGAGGACGCCACCTCCTTCGGCGTCGTCGGCGCCGGCGTCCAGGCGTACACCCAGCTGGAGGCCATCGCGGCCGTCCGCGACATCGAGGAGGTCGTCGTCAGCGACATCGACGACGAGGCCGTCCAGAAGTTCGTCGACTACTTCGCCGACGACTTCGACGTCCGCGGCGGCTCCATCGCGGACGCCGGCCACTGCGACGTGCTCTCGACGGTCACGCCCGTCGAGGAGCCACTGGTCGCCCCCGAGGACCTCGCCGACCACACGCACGTCAACGCGATGGGCGCCGACGCCGAGGGCAAACACGAACTCGCCGACGACATCCTCCTCGCCAGTAAACTCGTCATCGACGACTACGCCCAGACGACTCACTCCGGCGAGATCAACGTCCCGTACAACGCCGGCGTCCTCACCGACGCCGACATCTACGGCGAGATCGGCGAGATCGTCACCGGCCAGAAGGACGGCCGCACCACCGACGACACCGTCACCGTCTTCGACTCCACCGGCCTCGCCATCCAAGACGTCGCCGCCGCCCACGTCGTCTACGAGCACGCCGACGAACACGACAACGGCTACCCGTTCGACCTGCTGGGCGTCTAGAACGCATTTTTTGCGCCGCGGGGGGTCGCCGGAGGCGACCCCCGCTCGGCAAAAACTTGCGGAAAAAGCGCCGTCGGACCCCACTTCGGGGGTCCTCGGCGCCCGCGCTCACTGCGTTCGCGCGGTGAACCGCTTCGCTCGGGTTCTTCGAATCACTCGCTCGCGGATGCTCGCTGGATTCCTGCCTAGATTCAAGTAGCAGAGCGGGACCAACCCGGACCGTGACGTGATGAAAACCGCGAGGTGCGAGCGGGAGTGCGGCGGACGCCTCGCGGACGCGAACTCGTCGCCTGTACGCCCTACTCGTCGCTGGAGAACTGGCTGGAGAGGTAGTCCCAGACGGTCGTGACCACCCACAGGCCGACGAGAATCGGCAGCAGCGGGACGAGGACGAACAGCAGTCCGAGGAACAGTAGCCACCCGATGGTGTTCATCTCGCTGTCCGCTCGCGGACCGTAGGGTTTGGTGACCGTTCGCAGGACCTTCTTCACGGGCTCCGGAGCGACGCTCATGCCAGCTAGTTGGTGGGCTAGCTCGTTAAGCGTTGGCTCGCCTGCGACGCAGAGAACAGTTGACGACCGGTTACTCCAGGTCGATGGCCGGTCGGAACGGCACTGCGCGCGACGCGCGGTCGGCGTCGGCGTCCTGCTCGGCGACCACGTCCACGGATGCTTCGAACTCCCGCGCGATGTAGCCGGCGGCCGTCTCGTACAGTTCCGTCTCGTCCACCTCGTCGAGCGCCACGAGTTCGTCGTCGTCGCGCTCGCGGACGTCCGAAACGAGGTCCTGTGCGAGGTCGTTGACCGCGTTCCCCTTCTCGCGCAGTGAGTCCTGCTGCATCACCTTTCCCATCACCGCACCGACGTCCGGCCCGGTCTCGCGGACAGTCTCGTAGACGCGGTGCTTCCACGGCGCGGCCGCGTAGATGGCGATCCGGTCCGGGTCCGTGCCGGTGACGTCGATGACCTCGCGGACGTCGTCCGCCAGGTTCTCGACGAGTCGCTCCTCGACCTCCACGCGAGCCGA contains:
- a CDS encoding ornithine cyclodeaminase family protein; translated protein: METLLLNKEDVDVNTPMPELISAVEDAFAAYENGDAQMPAKSYIDLPQYNGDFRSMPAYLDAGSWDAAGIKWVNVHPDNPDDFDLPTVMGTMVYSDPENAYPLALMDGTELTMKRTGAAAAVATDHLAIEDATSFGVVGAGVQAYTQLEAIAAVRDIEEVVVSDIDDEAVQKFVDYFADDFDVRGGSIADAGHCDVLSTVTPVEEPLVAPEDLADHTHVNAMGADAEGKHELADDILLASKLVIDDYAQTTHSGEINVPYNAGVLTDADIYGEIGEIVTGQKDGRTTDDTVTVFDSTGLAIQDVAAAHVVYEHADEHDNGYPFDLLGV
- a CDS encoding DUF7535 family protein, producing the protein MSVAPEPVKKVLRTVTKPYGPRADSEMNTIGWLLFLGLLFVLVPLLPILVGLWVVTTVWDYLSSQFSSDE